A window of the Cystobacter fuscus genome harbors these coding sequences:
- a CDS encoding IPT/TIG domain-containing protein, which yields MMKAFRSRTLGVHLRMSSMAIRLGVLTGLIAGLTISAQAQAQTTPSRMHITDLEVDYDLDQMTIHGRNFVTSTGLAPSVYLMDIGVQVKTYTPYTVVVALPPVLMRSGSYRLTMSTGSNVEQNDSFDVTLGAVGPKGEKGEKGDTGPQGVQGIPGPQGPKGDTGPQGVQGIPGPQGPKGDTGPQGLKGDTGAQGLQGIPGPGARVFSTPFSTLTSVVSSCTPTAVMDLACRSAVHRYCARNGYATGFGPFEHGAGNVAFACVK from the coding sequence ATGATGAAAGCCTTCCGGAGTAGGACGTTGGGGGTTCACCTGCGCATGTCGTCCATGGCCATCCGCTTGGGGGTACTGACCGGCCTGATAGCGGGACTGACGATCTCGGCACAGGCGCAGGCGCAGACGACCCCTAGTCGGATGCACATCACGGACTTGGAGGTGGATTACGACCTGGACCAGATGACCATCCATGGCCGCAACTTCGTCACTTCCACCGGACTCGCGCCCAGCGTTTACCTCATGGATATTGGGGTGCAAGTCAAGACCTATACCCCTTACACTGTCGTCGTCGCCCTACCTCCGGTACTCATGCGCTCCGGCTCTTACCGGCTAACGATGTCGACCGGCTCCAATGTAGAACAGAATGACTCCTTCGATGTGACTCTGGGCGCGGTGGGACCCAAGGGCGAGAAGGGTGAGAAGGGCGACACCGGTCCGCAGGGGGTGCAGGGCATTCCGGGCCCGCAGGGTCCCAAGGGTGACACCGGTCCGCAGGGGGTGCAGGGCATTCCGGGCCCGCAGGGTCCCAAGGGCGACACCGGTCCGCAGGGTCTCAAGGGCGACACTGGTGCTCAAGGGCTTCAGGGCATCCCCGGCCCTGGCGCGAGAGTATTCAGTACGCCTTTTTCTACTCTCACGTCGGTGGTCTCTAGTTGTACTCCAACCGCAGTCATGGACCTAGCGTGTAGGTCAGCAGTCCACCGGTATTGCGCACGGAATGGATATGCGACGGG
- a CDS encoding DUSAM domain-containing protein, translating to MATFETIFLTGQVEQDFHPWGQIRALALRVQQGQSLELRDDLRDFLRRTAPTVAISEAETEESLRTVGGTEALLAVMLKRMDDGKQRLSQALHRMIRCQEAGDLEEARHQLRAVLAVEIVPQYRRMAEENLRSLDVLPSAS from the coding sequence CTGGCGACATTCGAGACGATCTTCCTGACCGGGCAGGTCGAACAGGACTTTCACCCATGGGGGCAGATCCGAGCCCTGGCTCTCCGGGTTCAACAGGGCCAATCGCTGGAACTCCGCGATGACCTGCGCGACTTCCTGCGGCGAACCGCGCCTACCGTGGCCATCAGTGAAGCCGAAACGGAAGAGTCGCTCAGGACCGTGGGGGGCACCGAGGCACTCCTGGCGGTGATGTTGAAGCGCATGGACGACGGAAAGCAGCGGCTTTCACAAGCTCTTCACCGGATGATCCGTTGTCAGGAAGCAGGAGATCTCGAAGAGGCACGTCATCAACTGCGAGCAGTGCTGGCCGTGGAGATTGTCCCGCAGTACCGCCGCATGGCCGAGGAGAACCTGAGGAGCCTGGACGTACTGCCCTCGGCGTCGTGA
- a CDS encoding LysR family transcriptional regulator, whose product MDLNAALVFVHVVNSGSFTGAARALGIPVSTVSDRVAALEASFGSSLLTRTTRTLKLTDVGREFFTKAEAAVNALLRAGEEASQAQKSPTGVLRMTGPNDFATREIAESIAEYRARFPGVRVETHFSNRAVDLIAEGFDIAIRGGHLDDSSLIAKRVGAGCQVLVASPAYLRGAPALDAPRELSRHPRIGFLPSPRNGAEPLWVLQTAEGKTTRVKPELTNTSTSFALLIALAKAGEGIALLPENLIQDELEEGALLRVLPEWSTARAPVHLVYLRHRFASPKIQQMLPILERRLRALLTPRPERRGRLPSE is encoded by the coding sequence ATGGACCTCAATGCGGCGCTTGTCTTCGTGCACGTCGTGAACAGTGGCAGCTTCACGGGCGCCGCGCGCGCGCTCGGCATTCCCGTCTCCACCGTGAGCGACCGGGTCGCCGCGCTCGAGGCCTCCTTCGGCAGCAGCCTGCTCACGCGGACGACGCGCACCCTCAAGTTGACCGACGTGGGGCGCGAGTTCTTCACGAAGGCCGAAGCCGCGGTGAATGCACTTCTCCGCGCGGGCGAGGAGGCCTCCCAGGCGCAGAAGAGCCCGACCGGCGTCTTGAGAATGACGGGACCGAATGATTTCGCGACCCGGGAGATCGCGGAGTCGATCGCCGAATACCGCGCGAGATTTCCGGGCGTCCGGGTCGAGACCCATTTCAGCAATCGCGCTGTCGACTTGATCGCGGAGGGGTTCGACATCGCGATTCGCGGCGGCCACCTCGACGACTCGAGCCTCATCGCGAAGCGAGTCGGCGCGGGATGCCAGGTGCTGGTGGCGAGTCCGGCCTACCTGCGCGGTGCTCCCGCGCTCGACGCTCCGAGAGAGCTCTCCCGGCACCCGCGCATCGGCTTCCTGCCGAGTCCGAGGAATGGCGCGGAGCCGCTGTGGGTGCTCCAGACCGCCGAGGGCAAGACAACCCGCGTGAAGCCGGAGCTCACGAACACCTCGACGTCGTTCGCGCTGCTCATCGCTTTGGCAAAGGCCGGCGAGGGCATCGCGCTTCTTCCGGAGAACTTGATACAGGACGAACTCGAGGAGGGCGCGCTGCTCCGGGTCCTTCCCGAATGGTCCACGGCGCGCGCGCCCGTCCACCTCGTCTATCTCCGCCATCGCTTCGCGTCGCCGAAGATCCAGCAGATGCTTCCCATCCTGGAGCGGCGGCTGCGAGCGCTGCTCACCCCGCGGCCCGAGCGGAGGGGAAGGCTCCCCTCGGAGTGA
- a CDS encoding malonic semialdehyde reductase, whose protein sequence is MRPPISPESVKQLFTHARSYHHWTNQPVTQDTLEAIYELMKWGPTSVNSMPARLLFVRSEAEKEKLVPCVMGSNIEQIRTAPVTVIVAFDERFFDHSKRLFPAYDATALFANDARLSEATAFRNSSLQGAYMMFAARALGLDVCPMSGFDNTLVDQRFFQGTTWKSNFICTLGYGDESKLHPRGPRLSFEESCRII, encoded by the coding sequence ATGCGCCCGCCCATCTCGCCCGAGTCCGTGAAACAACTCTTCACCCACGCCAGATCGTACCACCACTGGACGAACCAACCCGTCACCCAGGACACGCTGGAGGCCATCTACGAGCTGATGAAATGGGGACCGACCTCGGTCAACTCGATGCCCGCCCGGCTGCTGTTCGTGCGGAGCGAGGCGGAGAAGGAAAAACTCGTTCCGTGCGTCATGGGCTCCAACATCGAGCAGATCCGGACCGCCCCGGTGACCGTGATCGTCGCCTTCGACGAGCGCTTCTTCGACCACTCGAAGAGGCTCTTCCCCGCCTACGACGCCACGGCGCTCTTCGCCAATGACGCTCGCTTGAGCGAGGCGACGGCCTTCCGGAACAGCTCGCTGCAAGGGGCGTACATGATGTTCGCGGCCCGCGCGCTGGGGCTCGACGTGTGCCCCATGTCGGGCTTCGACAACACCTTGGTGGACCAGCGCTTCTTCCAGGGGACGACCTGGAAGTCGAACTTCATCTGCACGCTGGGGTATGGCGATGAGTCGAAGCTCCACCCGCGCGGACCGCGGCTGAGCTTCGAGGAGTCCTGCCGGATCATCTGA
- a CDS encoding DUSAM domain-containing protein: protein MDSQVDALRDNGDFADARKVIEDALTAEVVPHYQEQLEIRLDYLATFETIFLTGQVEQDFHPWGQIRALALRVQRGKTLELRDDLRDFLRRTAPTVAISETETEESLRIVGGTEALLAVMLKRMDDGKQRLSQALHRMIRCQEAGDLEGARHQLRTVLAVEIVPQYRRMAEENLRSLDVLPSAS, encoded by the coding sequence GTGGATTCCCAAGTCGATGCCCTGCGCGACAATGGCGACTTCGCTGACGCGCGGAAGGTGATCGAGGATGCTCTCACGGCCGAGGTCGTTCCCCACTACCAGGAACAGCTCGAGATCCGGCTCGATTATCTGGCGACATTCGAGACGATCTTCCTGACCGGGCAGGTCGAACAGGACTTTCACCCGTGGGGACAGATCCGAGCTTTGGCACTTCGGGTTCAGCGAGGCAAAACGCTGGAACTTCGCGACGATCTGCGCGACTTCCTGCGGCGGACCGCTCCTACCGTGGCCATCAGCGAGACCGAAACGGAAGAGTCGCTCAGGATCGTGGGGGGCACCGAGGCACTCCTGGCGGTGATGTTGAAGCGCATGGACGACGGAAAGCAGCGGCTTTCACAAGCTCTTCACCGGATGATCCGTTGTCAGGAAGCAGGAGATCTCGAAGGGGCACGTCATCAACTGCGAACGGTGCTGGCCGTGGAGATTGTCCCGCAGTACCGCCGCATGGCCGAGGAGAACCTGAGGAGCCTGGACGTACTGCCCTCGGCGTCGTGA
- a CDS encoding transposase, with product MFLPDSFLQLLLALGATMNAPTRASWVTVVKGWLFAGRRTLTGVLVAAGAVGDKHHSAYYRVFATARWSLDALGLALFALARPLLEPGAVPLTLDDTLARKRGVKMFGTGMHHDPLASSRQCAVLSWGHSWVVLAVRVQLPCVPGRYFSLPLLFRLYLNRKSAARWRLTYRTRPQLAVEMLKCLSKGVPERRFHVYADSAYGGQSVLAHLPDRFDLTSRMPLDARLHAPVPARRTTTRGRPRRRGPRLPNPEQMLEKQKARHLTLRLYGRQDKVRVVEGLVYWYSVPNRLLKVVVVEPLTGNRPVQAFYSTVSTQTAEEVLQGYAGRWSIEEAFQGSKSHLGFEEPQGWSRLAVRRTAPMAMLLYSLTVLWFAREGHTHYEPPFRPWYRHKVRPSFADMLTTLRYACLRSAFSATPRDEQGQQKPLLLLPGSSQAAA from the coding sequence ATGTTCTTGCCGGATTCCTTCCTCCAATTGCTCCTGGCGCTGGGCGCCACCATGAACGCGCCCACGCGGGCCTCGTGGGTGACGGTGGTCAAAGGCTGGCTGTTCGCTGGACGCCGCACTCTGACGGGGGTCCTGGTGGCCGCTGGAGCCGTGGGCGACAAGCACCACTCGGCCTATTACCGGGTTTTCGCCACCGCCCGCTGGAGCCTGGATGCATTGGGCCTGGCGCTCTTCGCCCTGGCCAGGCCCTTGCTTGAACCGGGCGCAGTGCCCCTCACTCTGGACGATACCCTGGCGCGCAAGCGGGGCGTGAAGATGTTTGGCACGGGCATGCACCATGACCCGTTGGCCAGCAGTCGCCAGTGCGCTGTCCTCAGCTGGGGGCACTCGTGGGTCGTGCTGGCCGTGCGCGTGCAACTGCCTTGTGTTCCAGGCCGCTATTTCAGCCTGCCGCTCCTCTTCCGCCTTTATCTCAATCGCAAATCCGCAGCGCGCTGGCGCCTGACTTATCGCACGCGGCCCCAGCTGGCTGTCGAAATGCTCAAGTGCTTGAGCAAGGGAGTGCCCGAGCGACGCTTTCACGTGTATGCCGACTCGGCCTACGGCGGACAGAGTGTTCTGGCCCATCTCCCTGACCGGTTTGACCTCACCAGCCGAATGCCATTGGATGCCCGGTTGCACGCCCCTGTCCCCGCGCGCCGGACGACGACTCGGGGTCGGCCTCGCCGGCGTGGGCCTCGCTTGCCCAACCCGGAACAAATGTTGGAAAAGCAGAAGGCGCGGCACCTGACGCTGCGACTGTATGGACGTCAAGACAAGGTGCGTGTCGTCGAGGGGCTGGTGTATTGGTACAGCGTTCCCAACCGTCTGCTCAAGGTCGTCGTCGTCGAGCCCCTGACGGGAAATCGACCCGTGCAAGCTTTCTACTCCACCGTCTCCACACAGACGGCGGAGGAGGTGTTGCAGGGGTACGCCGGACGATGGTCCATTGAGGAAGCCTTCCAAGGAAGCAAGAGCCACCTGGGTTTCGAGGAGCCGCAGGGTTGGAGCCGCTTGGCGGTGCGGAGAACCGCTCCTATGGCCATGCTGCTCTACAGCCTGACCGTGCTGTGGTTCGCCAGAGAAGGGCACACCCACTACGAGCCTCCCTTCCGCCCCTGGTACCGCCACAAGGTGCGCCCTTCCTTCGCCGACATGCTCACCACCTTGCGCTACGCCTGTTTGCGCTCGGCATTTTCTGCGACCCCGCGCGATGAGCAGGGTCAACAAAAACCGCTCCTCCTCCTCCCGGGCTCCTCCCAAGCGGCGGCTTGA
- a CDS encoding DUSAM domain-containing protein, whose product MTDQEQLVWRRLEQLEQRLLNQGEALELSEETRALLSGGARLVNPSPEDTEDALRGVSTATTLLREIGRRIRDGSVRLGTVKE is encoded by the coding sequence GTGACGGACCAAGAACAGCTTGTTTGGCGGCGACTCGAGCAACTGGAGCAGCGTTTACTGAATCAGGGCGAGGCGCTCGAACTGAGTGAGGAGACCCGTGCCCTGCTGAGTGGAGGCGCCCGACTCGTGAATCCTAGCCCCGAGGATACGGAGGACGCCCTGCGTGGTGTCTCGACGGCGACCACCCTCCTGCGGGAGATCGGTCGTCGTATCCGGGACGGCTCCGTGCGCTTAGGCACTGTAAAAGAATAA
- a CDS encoding DUF2381 family protein, protein MMTYLVHWMRTLGLLTLLAGSMTARARPNLPHLREAPVYRSIHLMESSESAPPEVYVSREGVTTLRFEQPCDPSKTRLLAWEGHFEPLLVGGRSVVIVPLKDLTPGDRFLLMVTLMDGTELSFTVINSKTSWDGQVDVYADANSPETIRVLLEENQRLQDENRRHHEQGTSIDHALAALIARNEVSMTPFKELEKTLLHEDGAEILISLLMTKEKMPKRKVAMVFTVTNKDPERPWELMDARLSALATQEAKAFALREFPDSIAPGRTGRIVMVIDLSELDPKKDGDQLVFELFRNGGRQQSRVVMNYNGLLR, encoded by the coding sequence ATGATGACGTACTTGGTCCACTGGATGCGAACGCTCGGCCTGCTCACGCTGCTGGCCGGGTCCATGACGGCAAGAGCCCGACCCAACCTGCCCCATCTTCGAGAAGCTCCGGTGTACAGGAGCATCCATCTCATGGAGAGTTCCGAGTCCGCGCCACCGGAGGTGTACGTGTCGCGAGAAGGGGTGACGACGCTTCGATTCGAGCAGCCCTGTGATCCGAGCAAGACCAGGCTCTTGGCATGGGAAGGTCACTTCGAGCCCCTTCTCGTTGGCGGAAGATCCGTGGTCATTGTTCCGCTCAAGGATCTAACTCCGGGAGACCGTTTCTTGCTGATGGTCACGCTCATGGATGGCACGGAACTGTCCTTCACCGTCATAAACAGCAAGACCTCCTGGGATGGCCAGGTGGATGTCTACGCGGATGCGAATTCTCCCGAGACCATCCGGGTGCTGCTCGAAGAGAATCAGAGGCTTCAAGACGAAAACCGCCGTCATCATGAGCAAGGGACATCGATTGATCATGCCCTCGCAGCTCTCATTGCGAGGAATGAGGTTTCGATGACCCCGTTCAAGGAATTGGAAAAGACGCTGTTGCATGAGGACGGAGCAGAAATCCTGATCTCTTTGCTCATGACGAAAGAGAAGATGCCGAAGAGGAAGGTAGCCATGGTCTTCACTGTGACGAACAAGGATCCCGAGAGGCCGTGGGAATTGATGGACGCTCGCCTCTCGGCGCTGGCTACTCAGGAGGCCAAGGCATTTGCCCTGCGAGAATTCCCAGACTCAATCGCTCCGGGTAGAACAGGCCGTATTGTCATGGTCATCGACTTGTCTGAATTGGACCCCAAGAAGGACGGCGACCAACTGGTGTTCGAGCTTTTCAGAAACGGCGGGCGTCAGCAGAGTCGCGTCGTCATGAATTACAACGGCCTACTGCGCTGA
- a CDS encoding pentapeptide repeat-containing protein, whose product MLYNKVFYEDREIENERLELTDKGSLYFLGSNVTFRKCALVLKVSGRNLLFDEGTRFIDCTFEVKQELKNHQQWVFASLTGCRFKGRLSGCDFGHWPDYSEKAGHGSIEDCDFTEARLDGCRIMGCDPAAIRFPKWPCFTILDPIGRARELNSVLWPGGFRPIIVEGQYRDPPRTTAVTFYAPALARRRKTTEEAFRSVIEKFDCIAY is encoded by the coding sequence ATGCTCTACAACAAGGTCTTCTACGAGGACCGAGAGATTGAAAACGAGCGGCTGGAGCTGACGGACAAGGGGTCGCTCTATTTCCTTGGCTCCAATGTCACCTTCAGGAAATGCGCCCTGGTCCTCAAGGTCTCCGGCAGAAATCTGCTCTTCGACGAAGGCACGCGGTTCATCGACTGCACCTTCGAGGTGAAGCAGGAACTGAAAAACCACCAACAGTGGGTGTTCGCCTCCTTGACGGGGTGTCGGTTCAAGGGACGCCTGTCGGGCTGCGACTTCGGGCACTGGCCTGACTACTCAGAGAAGGCGGGACACGGCTCCATCGAGGACTGCGACTTCACCGAGGCCCGCCTGGATGGCTGCCGCATCATGGGCTGCGACCCTGCCGCCATCCGCTTCCCGAAGTGGCCCTGCTTCACCATTTTGGACCCCATTGGGCGAGCCCGCGAACTCAATAGCGTCCTGTGGCCGGGAGGTTTTCGACCGATCATCGTGGAGGGACAATACAGGGATCCTCCCCGCACAACGGCCGTAACGTTCTACGCCCCGGCCCTCGCCAGGCGCCGCAAGACCACCGAGGAAGCGTTCAGGTCCGTCATCGAGAAGTTCGACTGCATCGCCTACTAA
- a CDS encoding c-type cytochrome has translation MNARKTSGIVALGALGLLSLGAASAKDASTPGTSPAPATHQVPRSAEGNVVIALCDGETTLEVKGVKDPAQIDKKQAQDISDQLMAEWHRKNPQANWDPVPPRVALAQPPTPPPAAKSDVKKQGESAASDAAAVARQKGDQEQAGHTYGAFGARDEALWKASAEQMVKEGHRVFHDSKELGSTVAISCDMCHPDGANTHPETYPKYQVQLGRVALLRDMVNWCIENPVRGKPLAEDDPRMKAMEAYIFAQRKGVKLEYGKH, from the coding sequence ATGAACGCACGCAAGACATCCGGCATCGTGGCGCTCGGCGCCCTCGGTCTGCTGTCGCTCGGAGCCGCGTCCGCGAAGGACGCGTCCACCCCGGGCACCTCCCCCGCTCCCGCGACACATCAGGTTCCCCGCTCGGCGGAGGGCAACGTGGTGATCGCCCTGTGCGACGGCGAGACGACGCTCGAGGTCAAGGGCGTGAAGGATCCGGCGCAAATCGACAAGAAGCAGGCCCAGGACATCTCCGATCAACTCATGGCCGAGTGGCATCGCAAGAACCCCCAGGCGAACTGGGATCCGGTGCCCCCTCGCGTGGCCCTGGCCCAGCCGCCCACGCCCCCGCCGGCCGCGAAGTCTGACGTGAAGAAGCAGGGGGAGAGCGCCGCCTCGGACGCGGCCGCGGTCGCCAGGCAGAAGGGCGACCAGGAACAGGCGGGCCATACGTACGGAGCCTTCGGCGCCCGGGACGAGGCGCTGTGGAAGGCCTCGGCCGAGCAGATGGTGAAGGAGGGGCACCGGGTGTTCCATGACTCCAAGGAGCTGGGCAGCACCGTGGCCATCTCCTGTGACATGTGCCACCCGGACGGGGCGAACACGCACCCGGAGACCTATCCGAAATACCAGGTGCAGCTCGGCCGTGTGGCGCTGCTGCGCGACATGGTGAACTGGTGCATCGAGAACCCCGTGCGCGGCAAGCCACTCGCCGAGGATGACCCGAGGATGAAGGCCATGGAGGCCTATATCTTCGCCCAGCGCAAGGGCGTGAAGCTGGAGTACGGCAAGCACTGA
- a CDS encoding metallophosphoesterase family protein, translated as MKHIKSIETKHHEERDAFFEGLRRLDRRGFMKLAGLSAGIVAAKSLITPHSFQLVSVADAAPSARPRFTFAYISDTHLYKKELNDRFVRSILRAVDDVNRLDPQPDFVLFGGDLAQLGKKEELDLGREILKSVKAPVRMMVGEHDWFLDMGEHWRTNFGEPQYSFDHKGVHFVTLLSVNEKDFWTERGMTPEERMQTVAGLDNGVQSRFEVGAAGREWLKQDLARVDKKTPLIVFSHSPLYKYYRPWNFWTEDADEIQALLKPFENVTVIHGHTHQMLSNQIGNIQFHGMLSTAWPWPYAPEGLPSLTVQMNRADPFSNFDGCGDGRFDVTAEGLADKLYNLWDRDPVTVRSSYLASKGKKDRPAATKLPSY; from the coding sequence ATGAAGCACATCAAGAGCATCGAGACGAAACACCACGAGGAGCGCGACGCCTTCTTCGAGGGCCTGCGCCGGTTGGATCGCCGCGGCTTCATGAAGCTCGCCGGCCTGTCCGCGGGCATCGTGGCCGCCAAGAGCCTCATCACCCCGCACAGCTTCCAGCTCGTCAGCGTGGCCGACGCGGCCCCCTCGGCCCGGCCCCGCTTCACCTTCGCGTACATCTCCGACACGCACCTGTACAAGAAGGAGCTCAACGATCGCTTCGTGCGCTCCATCCTGCGCGCGGTGGATGACGTGAACCGGTTGGATCCCCAGCCGGACTTCGTCCTCTTCGGCGGAGACCTGGCGCAGCTGGGCAAGAAGGAGGAGCTGGACCTGGGCCGGGAGATCCTCAAGTCGGTCAAGGCCCCCGTGCGCATGATGGTGGGCGAGCACGACTGGTTCCTCGACATGGGCGAGCACTGGCGCACCAACTTCGGCGAGCCCCAGTACTCGTTCGATCACAAGGGCGTGCACTTCGTCACGCTCCTGAGCGTGAACGAGAAGGACTTCTGGACCGAGCGCGGCATGACGCCCGAGGAGCGCATGCAGACGGTGGCGGGGCTCGACAACGGCGTGCAGTCGCGCTTCGAGGTGGGCGCGGCGGGCCGCGAGTGGCTCAAGCAGGACCTGGCCCGCGTGGACAAGAAGACGCCCCTCATCGTCTTCAGCCACTCGCCGCTCTACAAATACTACCGGCCGTGGAACTTCTGGACCGAGGACGCGGACGAGATCCAGGCACTGCTCAAGCCCTTCGAGAACGTGACGGTCATCCACGGCCACACGCACCAGATGCTCAGCAACCAGATCGGCAACATCCAGTTCCACGGGATGCTGTCCACCGCGTGGCCGTGGCCCTACGCGCCCGAGGGGCTGCCCTCGCTCACGGTGCAGATGAACCGCGCGGATCCCTTCAGCAACTTCGACGGGTGCGGCGACGGCCGCTTCGACGTGACCGCCGAGGGGCTGGCGGACAAGCTCTACAACCTCTGGGACCGGGATCCCGTCACGGTCCGCTCCAGCTACCTCGCGTCCAAGGGCAAGAAGGACCGCCCGGCCGCGACGAAACTGCCGTCCTACTAG
- a CDS encoding cytochrome-c peroxidase: MKALTCVAVLALGGTVLAQPPPPPKSFPLGVSPVLYELSVPPERRPTASQIALGEKLFNDKRLSADDSVSCATCHDPKRAFTDGLPRSEGIKKQRGQRNSPTVLNALFNATQFWDGRAGSLEDQALLPIINPIEMGMPDVEAVVAKVKGLPEYPPEFQKVFGREPTSEDLATAIAAFERTQFSGNARFDRFLAGDSKALSAAEKRGWALFNGKARCNSCHAGNAVSPLFSDQKFHNIGIAAHQHDFTQLAAEALRVVRTGDARQIDELAIQTNLSEMGRFLVTKNENDIGSFKTPTLRNVGVTGPYMHDGSLATLWDVMDHYNKGGIPNPFLDGGMQRLGLTEPEIDDLVAFLFALTSEDLAALEKKELASQRARKNKRPERDTAVALGKKGNLGDLGPNPDLSISNPADRGFYGPVGPSSEK, translated from the coding sequence ATGAAAGCACTCACGTGTGTGGCGGTGCTCGCGCTGGGCGGCACCGTCCTGGCGCAACCCCCACCACCCCCGAAGTCGTTTCCCCTGGGCGTCTCCCCGGTGCTGTACGAGCTCTCCGTGCCTCCGGAGCGGCGACCCACCGCGTCACAGATCGCCCTGGGCGAGAAGCTCTTCAATGACAAACGCCTGTCCGCGGACGACTCGGTGAGTTGCGCGACGTGTCATGACCCCAAACGCGCCTTCACGGATGGGCTCCCCCGGTCCGAGGGCATCAAGAAGCAGAGGGGCCAGCGCAACAGCCCCACGGTGCTCAACGCCCTCTTCAACGCCACCCAGTTCTGGGACGGGCGCGCGGGCTCGCTCGAGGATCAGGCGCTGCTGCCCATCATCAACCCCATCGAGATGGGCATGCCCGACGTGGAGGCCGTGGTGGCCAAGGTGAAGGGGCTGCCCGAGTACCCGCCCGAGTTCCAGAAGGTGTTCGGCCGCGAGCCCACCTCCGAGGATCTCGCCACGGCCATCGCCGCGTTCGAGCGCACGCAGTTCTCCGGCAACGCCCGCTTCGACCGCTTCCTGGCGGGTGACTCCAAGGCGCTCAGCGCGGCGGAGAAGCGCGGGTGGGCGCTCTTCAACGGCAAGGCGCGCTGCAACAGCTGCCACGCGGGCAACGCCGTGTCCCCCCTGTTCTCCGACCAGAAGTTCCACAACATCGGCATCGCCGCGCACCAGCACGACTTCACCCAGCTCGCCGCCGAGGCCCTGCGCGTGGTGCGCACCGGAGACGCCAGGCAGATCGACGAGCTGGCCATCCAGACCAACCTGTCGGAGATGGGCCGCTTCCTCGTCACCAAGAACGAGAACGACATCGGCAGCTTCAAGACGCCCACCCTGCGCAACGTGGGCGTCACCGGCCCCTACATGCACGACGGCTCGCTCGCCACCCTGTGGGACGTGATGGACCACTACAACAAGGGCGGCATCCCCAACCCCTTCCTCGATGGAGGCATGCAGCGGCTGGGCCTCACCGAGCCGGAGATCGACGACCTGGTGGCCTTCCTCTTCGCGCTCACGTCGGAGGACCTCGCGGCGCTGGAGAAGAAGGAGCTGGCGAGCCAGCGCGCCCGGAAGAACAAACGCCCCGAGCGCGATACCGCCGTGGCCCTGGGCAAGAAGGGCAACCTCGGCGACCTCGGGCCCAACCCGGATCTCTCCATCTCCAACCCCGCCGATCGCGGCTTCTATGGGCCCGTGGGCCCGTCCTCGGAGAAGTGA
- a CDS encoding glutamine amidotransferase-related protein: MRAVVMQHEEHEGPGMLGPALEAAGFTLVKRFRSVKREDVEAELVVVLGGPMGVYEAERHPFLSEELALLTERLAFSRPVLGLCLGAQLLAAAAGSEVFVGKNGLEVGVAPVRWTKEGLADPVLGGVRPRATVAHWHQDTFKPVPGATLLASTDRYTQQAFRLGDSYGLQFHLELTADELDRWLTQGAEELVELYEKNVDELRAQLPKLRAAEGENREWLERLAHHFARVARAAR; this comes from the coding sequence ATGCGCGCGGTGGTCATGCAGCACGAGGAGCACGAGGGCCCGGGAATGCTCGGTCCAGCGCTGGAGGCGGCGGGGTTCACGCTCGTCAAGCGCTTCCGGAGCGTCAAGCGCGAGGACGTGGAGGCGGAGCTGGTGGTGGTGCTTGGAGGCCCCATGGGTGTCTACGAGGCCGAGCGTCACCCCTTCCTCTCGGAGGAGCTCGCGCTGTTGACCGAGCGGCTCGCGTTCTCGCGGCCCGTGCTGGGCCTGTGCCTGGGCGCGCAACTGCTGGCGGCCGCGGCGGGCTCCGAGGTCTTCGTGGGAAAGAACGGCCTGGAGGTGGGGGTGGCCCCGGTGCGCTGGACGAAGGAGGGCCTGGCGGATCCGGTGCTCGGTGGCGTGCGCCCGCGAGCCACCGTGGCGCACTGGCACCAGGACACCTTCAAGCCGGTGCCGGGCGCCACGCTCCTGGCCTCGACGGATCGCTACACCCAGCAGGCCTTCCGGCTCGGTGACTCGTATGGACTCCAGTTCCACCTGGAGCTCACCGCGGACGAGCTCGATCGCTGGCTCACCCAGGGCGCGGAGGAGCTGGTGGAGTTGTACGAAAAGAACGTGGACGAGCTGCGCGCCCAGCTTCCGAAGCTGCGCGCGGCGGAGGGCGAGAACCGGGAGTGGCTCGAGCGGCTCGCCCACCACTTCGCCCGGGTGGCCCGCGCCGCCCGCTGA